tacattttattctCCATAGTACAGTATGAGAGAAATATGGCAACAAGCAAATTAGCTTCATTGAGTCAATAAGCATGATAAATGATCCAGGGTTAACTCTCTGGAAAAAGGAAACTAGTTTGCAGAAAGCGAAATCTGGGTCAACAAATTTGGACAAAGACACATTAAACCTGCTGTTGAGAACATACACTTTGTgccttttacagacaaaaagatATTTCAGATTTATACAGTGGAATATTTCGTAATAGGACAGCCTATCCAAATGAATCCTACACTCCACTCACGCTATGCGGTTTATCTGGACATCACGCACATTTATCCACACACAGACTCCAGCAATTCCTAACACAAGATTTTACACAACCTACACAATGTGGTCATTTGGTTATTAGATCATACTCCAACCTTATGGTACAATGCTGGTTATTATTAAAATGAACTGCTGTAGCCAAGTCAGTAAGGATATCATTAGCAAGCCTTTCACTGTCATGTGCATATTTTTGTAATTGCGGAATTTGTCCCTGTTAGTAAATCTGGTGTTGTTGATGTTGATTCATGCTGAAGACATTGTGCAGAAAATTATTGTTGctgttctccttttcttttcttttttttgagatGTTTGACCTAAAACTTTACTTTGTTGTTCTGACATTTAAATACAAACACATCTTTACACATTATACATTTACACATTTCCTGTAAGGGAAAATGTCAAAGTCAGAGACTGGTCTCAACTCCCCTTTAACCAGTTACTGCTTGGTTGACCAGGTCCGTGGCATAATCATTACATGTGCtgtgttaaactgtgactatttTATTCATGTGCTAGCTTCGGTCAGTAGAGATTTACAGATAAACACACATAATCACATACCTCTGGACAGGAAGCGGTGTGTGGCTAGCAGGAGTTGTGGTGAAGTTCGGATCTTGGGTTCTCCTTCAGGAGGCTTGAAAAGAGAAAACTCCTCATGGGTGCTGCGAGGCTCCAGAGGAATCTCCAGTGGAGTGAGGGGACGCTTTACTTTCCTGTCTACTGCAAGGGGagtcaataataacaataaataacaataaaagaagcaaagaagCCAATATTCCAAAAGACACTCACAGTAGCCATCAGATTCATCCAGGATCTCTGACTTGATGATCTCCTCTATGACATCTTCTAAAGTGACCAAACCCAGCACCTCATAGAAAGGATCTCCCTCTCCCTCATTGTTCACCTTCTGGACGATGGCCATGTGAGAGTTGCCTGATTAAAGGATAAAGGTTAATGGCAAATTATAGTGAGGAAAAAGGTACTTGGAGTAAAAAGAGTAACTCTGAATTATAAAGGAGACATAACAGGAAGGAGGGCTACAAAGTCATAACTCACACGAGTGATTTTCTTTAGATTCAGTGTGATAAACTTACTGTTTAAGTCGTTTCCAGTACAAACTTCTTAGAAATCACAGAAATAAGCATCTATTAAATTCACAACATGCCAGTGATATTCTGTGTGGACTACATTAGTCAGGACAGGCCTGCACTAATTTAGAGTTGGCAGTATAGCAGTTCTGGCACCTCTTTACCTTCTATagaaaaatcaaattaaagttcAGGGCAGGCGTCAATGatgataaatatttaattaatgaaGTCAGATACAGTACAAAAAGCAGGATCTTGGGTTGAGATGGGTTGTAAGGCAGTTTACAGATGCATAACAGACACACTGAAGCCACTCAAATAGTGCCCTATATGAGATTTACtaataaaatgtgtaaaacgGAATCAGttgaatcatcatcatcatcatcagctaaTCTGAAGTGGGATTAGCTGGCATTCTCTGCTATTCTCAAGATTGTCTGTACAAGCATATTCTTTTGCAATAAGAGCTACCAACAGCTAATTAATTGTACTTTAGTATACATTTGTTAAAggtcaataaaaatataaaatatataggCTACtctggctttatttatttactttatttatatcaCTTCTCAAAAGGATGACATTATATACTTATCTATCAAGGCTTATTAGCTTCAGGATCACAGCAgtcagcctggttctgcctctGTCTCTTGTTGTTGAAAGGGGGCCAACTCATAAGGGACTGTCTAACTGTTTCGAGTTTCTCTCTCTAATACTTTAAAGATTTGATCAAAGCATGTATCAGGCGTCATGAGACTTGAGACTTTTAATAATTCAGGATATGAGCAAAATGAAAgctccaaaataaaaataaatgtaaataaaaaaggtGAAAAGCTTGCAGCATGGCAACTCTATAATTTTCTATGATTCCAACCATTCCCACAAATCAAACAGCAGCCAACCTTTTTTGAATTCCTCCAACATGGCATCTAGTTTGGTATCATTGAACACAAAGTGCAGAGGGTGATTGTAGAACTTGGTGATAGTCGTCATTGGGGTGCAGTCTTCTGGATCAACCAGAGCCAAGTCTTTCACATAAAGGATTTCCACAATGTTAGACCTGAAGGAAATCAAACAAAGGCTTATGATTGGTATGAATATGTGAATAACTCCCAAAGACCTTTCCATTGCACTCTTATGGCTACCATTATATTCATTCTTTGGTAAAAAATGTTGAAGTTATAAAAGGCCTGGACACACATACTCTGGTTATTATTAAGAATATTTTGCATGTGCTAGATTATAAGAAAATATACACTTGTGCTGTTGTCTTTTTTGTCATGGTGGTTTCAAGGAatagacatttttaaatgagtgAATCCAAGGATTTACATTTATTCAACGTTATACCAAGAAGCCTAATTCAAAGCTGCCAATTCTACAGATACTCTGTTCAGATGAGGCGAATGCTGCCATGTCAagtttttaagccatgtttttgttaagCTATTAAGTGAGTGTTGTGTTGCTGATCCCACCTCTCTTCCTCATAAATGGGCACACGGGTGTAACCACTCTGCATGATCTCAGACATAGTGGAGAAGTCTAGGACAGCCGAGCTAGGCAGCATGAAGCAGTCTTTCAGAGGTGTCAAGATGTCCTCCACGGTCTTAATGCGCAATGTCCCACGACTGAACTCCTCCTTTACAAACTCACTACAAACATAATGAAGAAAACTGAGTCAACAATCAAGTCAATTATCAAATCTTCTAGGCCAATCTTTAAGAACCAACTTCAAGTCATGTCTCAAATCCTACAAATTTAATGCAGATTAGTCCTAAAAAGTCTATTGAACCAAGTTCAAGTCGAGTCTTAAATCTTTTGAAAATGAGTCTGAGTCCAGTCTCAATACTTAATCTGTCTAAGGTGTTAATACAGTTAGACCAATACACACATGGTAAACTGAGTCTTGAGACTTAATCTGGTTCAAGCATCAAATTTTTACAGTGTTAGGCCAGGTCATGTTTCAAATCATTACAAGGCTACTATGGGGTCAAATGTGaagtctgttaaaaaaaaaacaaaaaaaaacaaatctaaattTCAAAATACTCTCAAGACTTTCAGATCACGTGTGAGTCAAGTTTCAGGTCTTTCATGGGCAAGTGTTAAGAAGAATATAACAATTGTGAAGTCTTTAAAAAGAAGTCCACCCTCAGAATAATCTCAATTTTTTTTGGACTACTCCAACTAGAATATCAAGTGTTTGGAGATCTAAACAAAGACAACTCCTAAAAGTCAAGTCTTTCGGGTTCAAGTTACATTTCAAGTTTCTACGAATGATGTTCCTGTTAGTCATTGGTTATGCAAACAGTACAAGAAAGCACTGGCCAAAATCACACCAAATGCTTCTGTTAAAGTAAACTGGGATGTCTGGCATTAATCATGAATCAAAGCATCTTAATGTGTCAGACATTTTAATCAAATATTAAACTCAAACTTAGCAAAGAGTCTGTGTCTGGAACACTAAATTGTTCCTGTATGTCAGTGAATCTAACATAATGTACCATAAGAATTATGCACTGTAGAGTATGACAGAACACACTTTTTGTTGGTTATGTCCTATAGTATCTTTTTTTCTAGTTCTGTTTACTCTGTATGTTCAGAAGcatcatgtgtttttttctttcttaacaaacaaacaaacaaacaaacaaacagatcagggttttttttttaaaacaagtgtCAATACTCATCGCACCTCTATGTCAGATCTCTGTGATACTCTCCCAAGTCCACTATATTTACCTGTAAGGATCATTCACGTTTGCCCGTACCATCTCCATGGCCCTCTCCCTTATCCCACAGGTACTGATGTCTCTCCTCAGCCCCAGATCCAGAATCAGGCCCAGAGGGCAAGACAGGGGGCAGGTAAGCACCATGCAAACCTGGGCCAGCCAGGTCAGACCAGGCGCCAGCTGGAAGCCGTAACCTGAGCACAAGATGTGAGGAGCCAGCTCAGCTAGGAAGAAGATAAGGAAGCCGCTGTTGAACACAGCAGAGACGATGGAGCCCAGTGCCCGGTACAGGAGCACACCGAGGACAGAATGCCCCAGAGCACACAGGAACAACAAAGAACATGCCTGCGGTGGAAAAGACATGCGTTTAGAAAACACTACTTCATTTGCACCTTTCTTTCCCTGTGGCTTCCCCACGTGCTTTTAGAAACTCACCATGAAGTTCCCCCTTCTCCTGATCGGCTCCAGCCGTTTGGcggctcgtttctcctcctcggATCCACAGCTGTGTAGGACATAAAGCTCGACTGGGTCCAGCCACAAAAGGCTCAAGTTCACCGTCCTCAGCAATCCGCAGATCATAAGCACAAGCACTATCAGTACGGCCAGACCCCACGGCGGGATGTAGTCTGCTGGCAGATCCGTGTCAGTGTTTATTCGCAGTCTGTCCAGGCCCGCAGATGTCCATGTCTCTCCACTCCGCACACACAGGTGGTAGTAGGTCTGCTCGTTGCCAGCTTCCCCCTCAGAGGTGCTAACCTCCACAGTTAGAAGCACGCTGTGCGCATCGTCGAGTTCTAAATTGGTCACCTTTAACTTGGAGTCCTGGCGGTTGGACTGCTCCTCGCAAGGGTCCGGTGTATCACCGACAGCCCCAGCCGCTCCGCCAGCTGCTCCTGCGAACGCGACCCACGGCAAGCTTCCATTCAGATTAAACCCGAAGACACGGAGCTTAAACGTGGCTCCTTTTGGTGCTGAAATGATACGACCCTTCATGCACAGCGGATCCACTGGTTCTTCCAGCCGCAGCCCCAAAACCTGCGGAGCTTTCTGGCTGCAGGCGCCGTACCTGATTCCGCAGAACAACACTACCATCAACAGGAACCGTAGACCTGCTAGGCTGGCCACCATATTGGAATTGGTCAGTTTGGCTTTGCCTAGATCACGTGACTTTAGCCCCGCAGCGGCCCCGCCCCCCGGAGGGTTGAGCCaatgaagcaaaacaaacagcGCAACTGAGCTGCACGGCGGCCATTACGGTtccacacgcgcgcgcacaggCCTCATCCGCGAGTGTGGATCTGTCGTACATGTTGCGGTTTTTTATTGCGTCACATCCCTTTCAAGAAGAGCCGAGTGCATCCGGTAGTGAATTTAAAACCGCGACAGGCTCTGGCTCCCATTTTCTGTCACAATTCAAAACGTATCACTTTAGGCCTCTTTACTTGCTGTTAAACTAATACAGCTGTCAGTACTGGGAGAAAATGTCACAGGctgtttggacttttttttaggCGGGTGGACGACCATGATGAGACCAAAttgaagcaaaactgaaaacattaacataggaccagtgttggtcaagttacttgaaaaaagtaatcagtaactaattaccgattacttcccccaaaaaagtaatcccgttactttactgattacttatttccaaaagtaattagttgcttagttacttttaaaaaacacgatttacaacctgaacaggtgataaagcaatagatctttcagcccaattctactttttctgcataatccatcatacaaaatgtaatcaaatggaaaagtctctttttaaaacttgttttattagttttaaccttttaactttatgcatcaagcaaaaacataattatatgcaacattctccgactggaagaaatttgtttaacatttaaacttattttctgcacattccagcacataaaatatatatatatttttttgtgtttacactcactctttcaaatagatgcaaaatTATTTGAAagagttattatttattttctgctgtgcaaaacacagcagaaaataaataaaatcaaagactagcaatccttttgctctattttcacctgtaaagcaggagtggcgtaggcggaggtttgccctggtgcaggtgtgccgcagcggtcagttgaagaatctgcgagtttctctgtgagtttcccattacgtggtagcgcactcccggtgcttgcttggaagtttagggggttttttcgctgtaaaaagttttcttccgATGCACAATgaacgctaatgtttttgtcactttttatgtaaTCAAACTCAGTAAGTAAGgccagtacttccacgctttagacgctgcacgctcatactctctcccgtactcgatccattgttgatctgcacacagctgttgtcaagaatgtcgcactcgcttatgtcactgtcatgagacattctcgcaaaaaaatcatggttttagtaacgcagtaactcagcattcctacgggaaagtaacagtaatataattaccgtttttgcaatagtaatcccttactttactcgttacctgaaaaaagtaatcagattacagtaacgcgttacaagtaacgcagTAACGTTACTGCCCAGTAACGTTACTGGGCAGTAACGCGCATAGGACAAGAACTACCAAAGTAAatcaggaaacatgagacagttCTCAAAGACGCAGACTAGGGAGGGAACacgaagcacaaaaacaaatgtaactgGACGTGGAACATAGTTTTTGTCATCAAAtgacacctggagaagagagacacgtatgtgagaatgctgtttgtagattacagctcagcattcaataccatcgttccctcgaagctggacaggaaactgcaggatctaggactgagcagctccttctgcagctggatccttagcttcctgtctgacagacgccaagtggtcagactgggcagcatcacctcatcccccatcacactgaacactggtgctccacaggggtgtgtactgagccctctcctatactcactctacacctacaactgcacagccactaacaactccaacatcattgtgaagtttgcggacgacactacagtggtgggtcttatcaccaatggtgatgagacggcttacagggaggaggtcagcgccctgacccactggtgtcaagtcaaccatctcaccctcaacgtcgcaagacaaaggagttgatagtggacttccggaggtgcagagaagtacacacccccatcaccatcaacggcgctgctgtggagagagtgagcagcttccggttccttggtgtacatctgactgaggatcttacgtggtcagtacacacaaacaaaacagtgaagaaggcgcagcagcgcctcttctttctcaggagactgaaaagatttggcatgagcccccgcatcctcaggaccttctatcactgtgccattgagagcatcctcactggatgcatcaccacctggtatggcaacagcaccgcctacaactgcaaagctctccagcgagtagtgcggtgctctgaacggataattggaggtgagcttccctccctccaagacatctacaggaagcgctgcctgaggaaagcggggtggatcatcaaggactccagtcaccccagccataaactgttcagactacttccatcaggaaggaggttctgcagcatccggtcccgtaccagcaaactgagagacagctttttccatcaggccatcagactgctgaacacctcatagacacctcagcttcactactggaacttcaacattatgcactccatactgtacagttttgcacatgtctcaactctgtatatttttatatattttatttattgtttactctatttaacttgtaaaatatgtgtgtacacacacacacacacgtagaaaaatatttagtatacacatccaggaatgcatatactattatatattgtacatatatttattagtttcagatgtagccattcttgtattttgcttgtttacgttattgtatttgcacaactctgttgcttgtgaagctcgcacacaagaatttcactcacatgtactgtaccaatgtacctgcacatgtgatgtgacaataaaagtgatttgatttgatttgattagagATTACCAGGTATAAAATCACCACTTACTAACCAATCAGGTCTCCAGAAAGTGGTGTGACCACTGGAAGATTCCTTGGACTTCTCCCGGAAAAGCAAAGCGATCAGTAGTGTCTGAAGTCTTTGTATTTCCTCGATGGTACTATGCAGAGAGCATCAGGTGCAGCTTTACtgcttgatttttttctgtagaaAGCAGTTTTTcaacagtattgttattctatAGACGCCAATATATTCTAACATAGGACAGAATCCTTGCTGAActtataaaatcaaacaaatcaaAATCATACATAGATTAAGCTTATGTTATTAAATGTAATCGTCTTTTTAATTCAACAGCATTAACTCTGCAACtggaagaataaaaataaaacgttTGGGACTACATTATGTTATGTCTGGAAGTGCCATGTTTTACTGATCGTAGCAACTAGCAACGTGCTAGTGCTTTATAGAATATTAGTACATACAGTGCTACACACAGCCCATTGGTTTATTTTCATTACCGACACTGGATTGCCCAATCAAATCTCTCAGGGCAACTGGTCTCTCCCGTACCTTCGCTGTGCCCTTACGCATCTTGTAAAACTGAGTTTAGTGTGGAAGAAGTGGCGAAAATGTGGAGCTAAAACGCTGAAAGAGAAatagaaactaaaaataaatgcaggaaAACGTGTCAAATTAACCGACATGTAGAATATCTGCTGCATCGTGAACTATATTACCAGTAACAACTAGAAACCAGGCCTCACAGAGCGACAGAGGAAGGTGTAATCAACGTGGTAACCAAATTGATAGAGGGACTCAAGGATTCAGGTAAAATGCATGGATGCTTTGATCATGAGCCACACCTAATAGTTAAAGTGTAGCTTTTTAGTGTCATATGCTGCAGGGCAGTGAAACTAAGAGCCAACCAACAACTGGACCAATTACAAAGAAAGTCTCTCAATATCAATGAATTATGTACATAATCAAcatagatttatttttgatgCATTTTTGTGAGTGATCATGATTGGTCGCCTGGACCAAAAATGCCAGGCCCGATTTATTTGTGCCAGACCAGTCCTGCGCTGAGGAGATAGATTTTATGTGTGTAGGTTTGCCGTACCTGAAACCACTGAAGTGCAAACTCTGCATTGCAGTGCTACGGTAATGTCTGCATTTTAATTTGATCATTTAGAAAATGTCATTATGCTCGATTCCAATCTCCTGCTGCTGGGACTGTATCTACTAGAATACAGGATTCCCACCAAGAATACCTATTAAATCAATCAAATTAATTCCACTTTGATCTACAACAAACTAAAGCTATTTCCATGTCTCCTTTATTAGACAATAAGTTCAGGGTTGcaagcatagctggactggccatcaggCATACTTGCCtggtgggccgatggtgatttttcgtttttatgggcctatgatttttttttgttgtaacggcataaacaatgaaaggtggtggattggccagatgctggccgatgtgtaaaaataactcagttgtttggtggtggctatggcggagcttccacagattcagtaacattagcaagtggtggaggccagcaggtggatgatggaaaggtgaggcaggaggaggagagacccgaggcggtccgagtgtcaggtgaactgaacttcaggtaagaagttatgacctgcagtgtatctgagtcagatataaaccaagtttaggtgtaaTTTATTtccgttatgctgactttttaccatcagttacaataactcgtactgcgtgctagctagcatgacggagtttctatacagctgggtgggtgcactcagaaaaataaaggtgccaactggaaccaaaagtggttctttaaactgatgccatagaagaacctttttggtgccacaaagaacctttcaaacaatggttctttgaagaaccatcaagaaatggttctttggagcacctttaatggtttttctgGCATGGCTGGCggagtgagccgtgtggtgtggaggaaaag
This Astatotilapia calliptera chromosome 7, fAstCal1.2, whole genome shotgun sequence DNA region includes the following protein-coding sequences:
- the cnnm3 gene encoding metal transporter CNNM3 isoform X3, giving the protein MVASLAGLRFLLMVVLFCGIRYGACSQKAPQVLGLRLEEPVDPLCMKGRIISAPKGATFKLRVFGFNLNGSLPWVAFAGAAGGAAGAVGDTPDPCEEQSNRQDSKLKVTNLELDDAHSVLLTVEVSTSEGEAGNEQTYYHLCVRSGETWTSAGLDRLRINTDTDLPADYIPPWGLAVLIVLVLMICGLLRTVNLSLLWLDPVELYVLHSCGSEEEKRAAKRLEPIRRRGNFMACSLLFLCALGHSVLGVLLYRALGSIVSAVFNSGFLIFFLAELAPHILCSGYGFQLAPGLTWLAQVCMVLTCPLSCPLGLILDLGLRRDISTCGIRERAMEMVRANVNDPYSEFVKEEFSRGTLRIKTVEDILTPLKDCFMLPSSAVLDFSTMSEIMQSGYTRVPIYEEERSNIVEILYVKDLALVDPEDCTPMTTITKFYNHPLHFVFNDTKLDAMLEEFKKGNSHMAIVQKVNNEGEGDPFYEVLGLVTLEDVIEEIIKSEILDESDGYLDRKVKRPLTPLEIPLEPRSTHEEFSLFKPPEGEPKIRTSPQLLLATHRFLSREVEHFSPARVSEKVLFHLLRHPSVNQEVHFDPNNRLSPAHYLYTRNHPVDYFILLLQGRVEVEIGKEGLKFENGAFTYYGVSALTLPSSVHQSPVSTQRHSPRDPFESAEATSPSSYCPDYTVRALTDLQLIRVTRLQYLNALMASRAGQSPDPPEIKILPNSQTKLLNDRNTTQEFPVNFSFFDTIENYC
- the cnnm3 gene encoding metal transporter CNNM3 isoform X5, which encodes MVASLAGLRFLLMVVLFCGIRYGACSQKAPQVLGLRLEEPVDPLCMKGRIISAPKGATFKLRVFGFNLNGSLPWVAFAGAAGGAAGAVGDTPDPCEEQSNRQDSKLKVTNLELDDAHSVLLTVEVSTSEGEAGNEQTYYHLCVRSGETWTSAGLDRLRINTDTDLPADYIPPWGLAVLIVLVLMICGLLRTVNLSLLWLDPVELYVLHSCGSEEEKRAAKRLEPIRRRGNFMACSLLFLCALGHSVLGVLLYRALGSIVSAVFNSGFLIFFLAELAPHILCSGYGFQLAPGLTWLAQVCMVLTCPLSCPLGLILDLGLRRDISTCGIRERAMEMVRANVNDPYSEFVKEEFSRGTLRIKTVEDILTPLKDCFMLPSSAVLDFSTMSEIMQSGYTRVPIYEEERSNIVEILYVKDLALVDPEDCTPMTTITKFYNHPLHFVFNDTKLDAMLEEFKKGNSHMAIVQKVNNEGEGDPFYEVLGLVTLEDVIEEIIKSEILDESDGYLDRKVKRPLTPLEIPLEPRSTHEEFSLFKPPEGEPKIRTSPQLLLATHRFLSREVEHFSPARVSEKVLFHLLRHPSVNQEVHFDPNNRLSPAHYLYTRNHPVDYFILLLQVFSLGHDQKTWKQPAVTSPHSLQHEAPEPLILDFCFGVMKNLIKFFHPKSRHVKEFVVDNTFFHIRNQSSSEIVIPASFSHR
- the cnnm3 gene encoding metal transporter CNNM3 isoform X4, producing the protein MVASLAGLRFLLMVVLFCGIRYGACSQKAPQVLGLRLEEPVDPLCMKGRIISAPKGATFKLRVFGFNLNGSLPWVAFAGAAGGAAGAVGDTPDPCEEQSNRQDSKLKVTNLELDDAHSVLLTVEVSTSEGEAGNEQTYYHLCVRSGETWTSAGLDRLRINTDTDLPADYIPPWGLAVLIVLVLMICGLLRTVNLSLLWLDPVELYVLHSCGSEEEKRAAKRLEPIRRRGNFMACSLLFLCALGHSVLGVLLYRALGSIVSAVFNSGFLIFFLAELAPHILCSGYGFQLAPGLTWLAQVCMVLTCPLSCPLGLILDLGLRRDISTCGIRERAMEMVRANVNDPYSEFVKEEFSRGTLRIKTVEDILTPLKDCFMLPSSAVLDFSTMSEIMQSGYTRVPIYEEERSNIVEILYVKDLALVDPEDCTPMTTITKFYNHPLHFVFNDTKLDAMLEEFKKGNSHMAIVQKVNNEGEGDPFYEVLGLVTLEDVIEEIIKSEILDESDGYLDRKVKRPLTPLEIPLEPRSTHEEFSLFKPPEGEPKIRTSPQLLLATHRFLSREVEHFSPARVSEKVLFHLLRHPSVNQEVHFDPNNRLSPAHYLYTRNHPVDYFILLLQGATTRKKQASISLAPEPPENTPASEAASPAVVEEGIGSESKKDVFEEIKKMNATLQVVAKDVTTIKEATKELKDSVEDIKVRLGEAEQRTSDMKDASVLTEAKVDKFQKRMEALWSRVEDLENRSRRNNVRIIGLKEGVETPGNVDKYVTEILAKALKLSGSEFEIERAHCSPVPMPESNEPPRVIHVRFLRSSAGEKVLRVAREKRGVNWQGAKLSFFEDVTRELAEKRKAFNPVKKRLRELQVKHRLMYPATLIFTWNGQKTKESIQRRPRNFCRSRLRGVRDMM
- the cnnm3 gene encoding metal transporter CNNM3 isoform X2 gives rise to the protein MVASLAGLRFLLMVVLFCGIRYGACSQKAPQVLGLRLEEPVDPLCMKGRIISAPKGATFKLRVFGFNLNGSLPWVAFAGAAGGAAGAVGDTPDPCEEQSNRQDSKLKVTNLELDDAHSVLLTVEVSTSEGEAGNEQTYYHLCVRSGETWTSAGLDRLRINTDTDLPADYIPPWGLAVLIVLVLMICGLLRTVNLSLLWLDPVELYVLHSCGSEEEKRAAKRLEPIRRRGNFMACSLLFLCALGHSVLGVLLYRALGSIVSAVFNSGFLIFFLAELAPHILCSGYGFQLAPGLTWLAQVCMVLTCPLSCPLGLILDLGLRRDISTCGIRERAMEMVRANVNDPYSEFVKEEFSRGTLRIKTVEDILTPLKDCFMLPSSAVLDFSTMSEIMQSGYTRVPIYEEERSNIVEILYVKDLALVDPEDCTPMTTITKFYNHPLHFVFNDTKLDAMLEEFKKGNSHMAIVQKVNNEGEGDPFYEVLGLVTLEDVIEEIIKSEILDESDGYLDRKVKRPLTPLEIPLEPRSTHEEFSLFKPPEGEPKIRTSPQLLLATHRFLSREVEHFSPARVSEKVLFHLLRHPSVNQEVHFDPNNRLSPAHYLYTRNHPVDYFILLLQGRVEVEIGKEGLKFENGAFTYYGVSALTLPSSVHQSPVSTQRHSPRDPFESAEATSPSSYCPDYTVRALTDLQLIRVTRLQYLNALMASRAGQSPDPPEIKILPNSQTKLLNDRNTTQDSTGGTRAQKSSPEDEAHG
- the cnnm3 gene encoding metal transporter CNNM3 isoform X1; this encodes MVASLAGLRFLLMVVLFCGIRYGACSQKAPQVLGLRLEEPVDPLCMKGRIISAPKGATFKLRVFGFNLNGSLPWVAFAGAAGGAAGAVGDTPDPCEEQSNRQDSKLKVTNLELDDAHSVLLTVEVSTSEGEAGNEQTYYHLCVRSGETWTSAGLDRLRINTDTDLPADYIPPWGLAVLIVLVLMICGLLRTVNLSLLWLDPVELYVLHSCGSEEEKRAAKRLEPIRRRGNFMACSLLFLCALGHSVLGVLLYRALGSIVSAVFNSGFLIFFLAELAPHILCSGYGFQLAPGLTWLAQVCMVLTCPLSCPLGLILDLGLRRDISTCGIRERAMEMVRANVNDPYSEFVKEEFSRGTLRIKTVEDILTPLKDCFMLPSSAVLDFSTMSEIMQSGYTRVPIYEEERSNIVEILYVKDLALVDPEDCTPMTTITKFYNHPLHFVFNDTKLDAMLEEFKKGNSHMAIVQKVNNEGEGDPFYEVLGLVTLEDVIEEIIKSEILDESDGYYRKVKRPLTPLEIPLEPRSTHEEFSLFKPPEGEPKIRTSPQLLLATHRFLSREVEHFSPARVSEKVLFHLLRHPSVNQEVHFDPNNRLSPAHYLYTRNHPVDYFILLLQGATTRKKQASISLAPEPPENTPASEAASPAVVEEGIGSESKKDVFEEIKKMNATLQVVAKDVTTIKEATKELKDSVEDIKVRLGEAEQRTSDMKDASVLTEAKVDKFQKRMEALWSRVEDLENRSRRNNVRIIGLKEGVETPGNVDKYVTEILAKALKLSGSEFEIERAHCSPVPMPESNEPPRVIHVRFLRSSAGEKVLRVAREKRGVNWQGAKLSFFEDVTRELAEKRKAFNPVKKRLRELQVKHRLMYPATLIFTWNGQKTKESIQRRPRNFCRSRLRGVRDMM